The Triticum aestivum cultivar Chinese Spring chromosome 7B, IWGSC CS RefSeq v2.1, whole genome shotgun sequence genome window below encodes:
- the LOC123160871 gene encoding putative FBD-associated F-box protein At5g56400, which translates to MERTRGHRRRKLSVAAGVGVGGGEDRLSALPDDVLIHILLKLRDAPVAARTSVLARRWHRVWALLPELHFPVGTDPDRIRAALTAHDAPALRHLFVAGIEATPEIAAAWLPIAARRLSGVLHFKNTGAMNEAPAGERGTLKLPCFEKAAKVVLDLHSIGLTLPPSGEFTRLTDLKLVRIQLHGPCSLSDVVSSSRCPSLRRLSVCSVRGLDNFTIQSESLLQLELRNLHTLQQLNIVALSLQKLKVFLCFTNPLNQSQPVANISAPQLVTLDWRGAYDPSSVLFSEMPNLQQLTTNPLCLYGGDTVSARNHHSLMLSQQFHHISKLILILFYLPVRGNERFLMEEMTKLPNITILGLVVLACGHSFGASSFHVLKMSSGIRELTLQLVTRRDSKVCQPGCICAEPSNWETEDLVLPCLKEVAINGLRGTEHELALVKRLFKWATMLERVTVIFHDSITESNGEEFRQLLLSFSRPAICMEFSHCGGSLSFD; encoded by the exons ATGGAGCGCACGCGGGGGCATCGGCGGCGAAAGCTCTCCGTCGCCGCCGGCGTCGGCGTTGGAGGTGGTGAGGACCGCCTCAGCGCGCTGCCGGACGACGTCCTCATCCACATCCTCCTTAAGCTCcgcgacgcccccgtcgccgctcGGACCAGCGTCCTCGCCCGCCGCTGGCACCGCGTCTGGGCTCTCCTCCCGGAGCTCCATTTCCCTGTCGGCACTGACCCCGACCGCATCCGCGCCGCCCTCACCGCCCATGATGCGCCGGCCCTCCGCCATCTCTTCGTTGCAGGCATCGAGGCCACCCCCGAAATCGCTGCGGCATGGCTCCCCATCGCCGCGCGCCGCCTCTCTGGTGTCCTGCATTTCAAGAACACGGGGGCCATGAATGAGGCCCCCGCCGGGGAAAGAGGTACCTTGAAGCTGCCTTGCTTCGAGAAAGCAGCCAAGGTCGTGCTCGATCTACATTCTATTGGCCTCACCCTGCCGCCTTCCGGCGAATTTACCCGGCTCACAGATCTGAAGCTGGTTCGCATACAGCTGCACGGTCCGTGCAGCCTCAGTGACGTTGTCTCTTCATCACGGTGTCCATCTCTGCGTCGCCTTTCCGTTTGCAGTGTCAGGGGTCTGGACAACTTCACAATCCAGTCGGAATCTCTCCTACAATTGGAACTGAGGAATTTGCATACCTTGCAGCAGCTCAATATCGTTGCCCTGTCTCTGCAAAAATTAAAAGTATTCCTTTGCTTCACCAATCCTTTGAATCAAAGTCAACCAGTTGCCAACATCTCAGCTCCTCAGCTGGTGACACTTGATTGGAGGGGTGCTTATGATCCTAGCTCTGTTTTGTTTAGCGAGATGCCAAATCTCCAACAACTGACCACCAATCCTCTTTGTCTGTATGGAGGAGATACAGTTTCTGCACGCAATCATCACAGCTTGATGCTTTCACAGCAATTTCACCATATCAGCAAACTTATTCTCATCCTTTTCTATCTGCCG GTCCGTGGCAACGAACGATTCTTGATGGAAGAGATGACAAAGTTGCCTAACATTACCATCTTGGGACTGGTTGTATTGGCATGTGGACATTCCTTTGGAGCCAGCTCATTCCATGTTCTCAAGATGTCTAGCGGTATAAGAGAGCTCACGCTTCAACTTGTTACTCGGAGGGACTCTAAG GTGTGCCAACCAGGTTGCATTTGTGCTGAGCCATCAAATTGGGAAACTGAGGACCTCGTGCTACCTTGCCTCAAAGAAGTAGCAATCAATGGCCTGAGAGGAACTGAACATGAACTCGCTCTTGTGAAAAGGTTATTCAAGTGGGCGACAATGCTAGAAAGGGTGACAGTGATTTTCCATGACTCGATCACTGAAAGCAACGGCGAAGAGTTCCGCCAGTTGTTACTAAGCTTCTCTAGGCCAGCAATATGTATGGAATTCTCGCATTGCGGAGGAAGTTTATCATTTGACTAG